A genome region from Passer domesticus isolate bPasDom1 chromosome 27, bPasDom1.hap1, whole genome shotgun sequence includes the following:
- the LOC135286530 gene encoding feather keratin Cos2-2-like, which produces MSCCKPCDPCCQPCGPCPLASSCNECCVRQCQSSHVVIEPPAVLVTLPGAILSSSPQNTAVGSSTSAAVGSILSSQGVPISSGGFDISCITNCFGGSRCRPC; this is translated from the coding sequence ATGTCCTGCTGCAAGCCCTGCGAcccttgctgccagccctgcggcccctgcccgctggccagcagctgcaatgagtgctgtgtcaggcagtgccagagctcccaCGTGGTCATTGAGccacctgctgtgctggtgaccctgcccggcgccatcctcagctcctccccacAGAACACCGCCGTGggatcctccacctctgctgctgttggcagcatcctcagctctcagggagtgcccatcagctctgggggcttTGACATCTCCTGCATCACCAACTGCTTTGGTGGCAGCAGATGCCGTCCCTGCTAA
- the LOC135286531 gene encoding feather keratin Cos1-2-like, translating into MSCCKPCDPCCQPCGPCPLASSCNECCVRQCQSSHVAIQPPAVLVTLPGAILSSSPQNTAVGSSTSAAVGSILSSQGVPISSGGFDISCITNCFGGSRCRPC; encoded by the coding sequence ATGTCCTGCTGCAAGCCCTGCGAcccttgctgccagccctgcggcccctgcccgctggccagcagctgcaatgagtgctgtgtcaggcagtgccagagctcccaCGTTGCCATTCAGCcgcctgctgtgctggtgaccctgcccggcgccatcctcagctcctccccacAGAACACCGCCGTGggatcctccacctctgctgctgttggcagcatcctcagctctcagggagtgcccatcagctctgggggcttTGACATCTCCTGCATCACCAACTGCTTTGGTGGCAGCAGATGCCGTCCCTGCTAA